Within Nosocomiicoccus ampullae, the genomic segment ACGGATATGGTTCGTACAAAAAATAATATGGACGGTGTCGACAAGCTACTTGATGTTATGGATAAAGACTTTAAAGGCTTATCATTTACTAACTTAGTAGATTTTGATGCGGTATATGGTCACAGAAGAGATAGTGAAGGTTATGCGGATGCTTTAAAAGAATTTGACGACCGCTTACCAGAAATATTGGATAAATTAGACGATGATGATTTATTAATTATCACTGCAGATCACGGTAATGATCCAACGTTTAAAGGGACTGATCACACACGTGAATATGTCCCGTTACTCGTAACATCTAAAAAAGATTTAGACTTTAAGGAAATCAAAGCTCGTGATTCATACAGCGATGTCGCAGCTACAATTGCAGAGAACTTTGATGTTTCATTTAAGACACATGGAGAAAGCTTCTTAGGAGAATTAAAATAGATGAATAAATCAAAAATATTCTTGTTTTTATTTATTTTAATTGTTTCACTTATATGGGGCTATGTGTACTGGATGTACGTCGTCTGAGACTAAACTTTATGTTTAGTCTTTTTTCATTATAAAGTTGGAGGTATAGGATGAAAGGTTATGAGGTTAAGCTCGATGCGTTTCACGGTCCACTTGACTTACTACTACATTTAATAAGGGAATTAGAAATTGACATTTATGATATACCGATGAGTGTTCTTACTGAGCAGTATATGAATTATATTCAAAAGATGAACGCACTAGAAATTAATGTTGCTAGCGAATATTTGGTGATGGCAAGTGAATTATTAAGAATTAAAAGCAAAATGTTGCTACCAGAACCTCCATTAGAAGAATTTGATGAAGATCCAAGGGAAGAACTAGTTACCCAGTTACTTGATTATCAAAACTATAAAATGTACTCTGAAGAATTAAAGCAATTAAAAGAAGAAGCTGAAAAATATCTAGTAAAGGCACCACATGAATTTGATGAGGTTTATGTTAATGAAGAGTTGTCGATTACTTTATCTGAATTAATGGACGCATATAACAAAGTAAGACAAAGAGTAGAGGTACAAACATCTACAAGTTTTATAGAATCTGAATCATATACACATGAAGATGCTGTTTCATTTTTAGAAGATCAATTTAAACATTCGTCTAAATTATCTTTAACAGATTTGTTTTCAAAAGATGTAAAAAATCATCAAGTTGTTCAAGTGTTTTTAACATTGCTTGAATTTTTAAGTTTAAACATATTTAAAGTAGAAAATAATAACAATGAATATATATTTACAAAACTAAAGGAACAAGAAGAATGGATTTAAAGAAGATTGATATTATTGAAGCGATGCTGTACTTAGCAGGAGATATTGGTGTTAAAGAATCTATTTTGATAAAGCATGTACCAATCACAGAGCAAGAATTAGAAGAAGAAGTAAAGAAGTATAATAAGCCACATTTTATGATTTTAAAATATGATGATATATTTTATTTAAAAACCACACCTTTAGTAGAAGAATATGTCGTAAAATTACTCGAAGAACGACCAAAAAACAAACTATCAAATCAAGCCTTGGAAGTATTGTCTATCATTGCGTATAATCAACCAGTAGCAAGAGGTGTTATTGAAGACTTAAGAGGTGTTTCACCCGATGGTCCAATTAATACGTTATTAAACAAAGCTTTAATCGAAAGAGTTGCAATTAAAAATGATCGCCGAACATTTTATAAAACAACTCAAACATTTTTAGAGGTTTTTGGACTAGAAAAAATCGATGACTTACCAAATGCTGATGAAATAGAAGAAGATGAGCATATTGAACTATTTTTCAGTAATTTAAAAGGAGAAGATAATGAGTAAAGTAAGATTAAATAAAAAAATTGCAGATGCCGGAATTACTTCAAGAAGAAAAGCAGAAGCTTTAATATTAAATGGTCAAGTAAAAGTAAATGATGAAGTATGTAAAGAACTCGCAACTTTTGTCGGTCCAAAGGACAAAGTTCAAGTGAATGGAATTGAAATTGAAAATGAGGAACCAATTTACATTTTATATCATAAACCGACAGGAGAAGTTTCTACAGTAGAGGATGATAAAGATCGACGCACAGTCGTCGATAAATTCGACCACTTGAACACTAGAATTTATCCTGTTGGCCGTCTTGATTATGATACGTCAGGTATTCTACTTTTATCTAATGATGGTGAATTTACAAATTACATGACACATCCACGTTACGAAGTAGAAAAGACATATCGTGTAAAAATTGATCGTAACTTATCTAATGAAGAATTAAAAGAATTAGAATACGGAATTATGTTAGAAGATGGTAAAACAGCACCAGCAAGAGTCGAAATTATTCGAGATAAAAAAAGTATGGATATGATTGTTCAAATTACGATAATTGAAGGTAGAAATCATCAAGTAAGACGTATGTTTGAATACTTCGGTGCTGAAGTCAAAAAATTGAAAAGAATCGGTTATGATTTTTTAACAATCGAGGGAGTACCAACTGGTGATTATAGATTTTTAACGCCACACGAAGTGAAAAAGTTGATTGGTCATGCTAAAGCAGTTTCAAAATGATTCAAATTTGTCATATTTGTGACTAATCAGCTATTGATTTATTGTTATAATTTAATTATATATTTCTAGGAGGCTATAGCGAGTGAATAAGAAAGCGCGAAATATATTACGTATTACGATAATTGTAGGCATCGTTATTTTAACAGCTGCCACATTATGGTTTAACTTTAGTTCTAAAAATCAATCGACAAAAGTTGGTGATACTGCGATTGACTTTAAATTAAAGACAACTGATGGTGAAGATGTTCACTTATATGATATAACAAAAGATAAGGGAGTTATTTTAAATTTTTGGGGGACTTGGTGTAAACCATGTCGTGAAGAGATGCCCGATTTAAACGAAGCTTATGTTACTGCTGATAATGATGATTTCATTATTATTACAGTGAACGTCTCTGAAAATAGTCAACAAATTAATCAGTTCTTATCTGGATTACCAGAAGAAATTAGCCTTCCAATGGCTATGGATAAAGATCGCAGTGTAACTCAAGCATATAATGTAGGCCCATTACCTACAACTATTGCGGTTGATAAAAACAATAAAATTGTTAAAAAACAAGAATATCAATTAACTAAAGAGGATATTCAAGACTTTATTAATGAAGTAACAGATTAAGGTGAGTGAACATGTCTAAAGAAAATGAATATATTGAATGTCCACATTGTGGTCATGTCAATCCACCAGGGACTCAACTTTGTCAGTCATGCGGGTTATTAATCAATGATGATTATGACAAAAAGAAAATAAAAGACGTTATGAGATATGATGGAAGTGCGGTCCGCTCTAAGGTAAGATCTTCTTCTGTATTTGATAAGATTTGGATATTTTTCACATCCATTCGTAATGGTGTAATTATTATTGCACTAATCGCAATAGCATCAGCAATTGGTACAATTTTACCTCAAGAGTATTTCATTCCTGTAGGTGTTGATGCCGCAGATTATTATAAAGAGCATTATGGAACTTTTGGTACACTTTACTACAACTTAGGATTCCATAACTTGTATTCTTCTTGGTGGTTTTTACTTTTAAATGCGATGCTTGCATTATCAATTATTGCAGCGTCAATTGACCGCGGTGTACCATTATTTAAATCTTTAAAAAATCAAGGTGTTAAAAAGCACCCTTCGTACTACAAAAGACAACGAATATATTTACATAATGAAGAGGCATCAAAAGATGATGTAGAGAGTTTAGTCAAAGATTTAGAGAAAAAAAGATACAATGTACGTAAAGAAGAGAACTCTTATTTACTTGAAAAAGGTCGTCTCTCAAGATACGGCCCTTATATTAACCATACTGGTCTTATAATTTTACTGATCGGTAGTATGCTTAGATTCTTCCCAGGAATGTATTTAGATGAACTCGTTTATGCGTCAGAAGGTGAAACGGTCAAATTACCTGGAACTGATAGTAAATACTATATTAAAAATGATGAGTTTATTGTTGATACGTATGATAAAGACGCAGGGACCGTCTTTGATAAGTCACTAGAAAATCAAGGAGCACTTGCGAGTAATTATCAAACAAATATTACATTTTATGAAAATGAATCTTCAGATATCGTCGGGTCAGAACCGGAATTAAAAGAAATTGATCGTGCGGAAATTAAGGTAAACCATCCATTTAAATTTGATGGTTATCATTTATATCAATCAAGTTTTGATAATTCTGCAATGAAATCTATGACATTTGAATTACAAGATGATGATGGAAATGTCGTTTCTGAGCCATTTGAAATTAACTTAAAAGACCCTGAAGAGGAATTCACGGTTAAAGGTACAGATAATACTGATTTTGACATTCGTCTAAGAGCATATGCTCCAGACTTTCTAGAAATCGGTTCTAATGGTGGATTAATTTCACAGACTCCGGTCCCAAGAAATCCAGCATTTATTTTTGAAGTTAAAGACAATGATAATAATGAAGAGTATTCATTAATACAAATACAAAATACGACAGAGATATCAAAAGACAATATGTATAATGTGAAATTTGTATCGATGGAAAACGAAATGGCTAGCGTTCTAACATTGAAAAAAGATAAAACATTGTTCTTGATTGCTTCAGGATTTATTATATTCCTCATTGGAGTGTTCATAGGATCATATATTAATCATAGACGTATATGGATTAACTCTGATAATGGTTTAACACTCGCTGCTCATACGAACCGTAATTATTATAGTATTTCAAAAGAAATTAATGAAATACTTGAAAAACACAATTTAGGAAAAGTAGTAGACAGTGATTCTAAAGTTCATGATGAACGAATGAAAGGATAATATTTATGTCAGATCATTTATTTTTACAAATCAGTAATATATCTATTTATATCGGATTTATATTACTGCTAATTTCGCTTATTCCACTCGGTATGAGTATTAGCTCTAAAAGATCTTCTAGATATGCAAATATCGCAGTTTGGATAGTTACAATCGCATTTATTTTAGAACTAACTTACTTTATATTTAGATGGCTAGCGACTGGACATGCACCGGTGTCAAACTTATTTGAGTTTATTGCGATGTTCTCAATTATGCTTATATTTGGTTATCTCGTCACATATCATTATTATAAAACGAAAGTATTGGGATTATTTGCAATTCCTATTTCGTTATTATTACTTGTATATGGTGCACTTTTCTCAACAGATGTTGCACCATTAATCCCAGCATTACAAAGTAACTGGTTAGCTATTCACGTAATCACAGTAACAATTTCATACGGAATTTTATCGATGAGTGCAGTTGCAGGTATTATTTACTTAATAAAAATTGTACCTGCAGATGAAAAGTCATGGAGAACATTTTTCTTAGAAGGTATTTCTTATTTTGTCATTGTTATCTTTACATTTATGATAATGATGATTGTTATGAGAGGGATTGTGAATTATGAAGCTGATTTCTTTTATGTAAATCAACAAGGTGAAGAAGCAGTTGTAACATATCACTTACCGAGCTTAGTAAATTATGACGATTCCATTCCTGTTAAAAATATCGGTGGAAATGAATATGATAAGGCTGATCATTTTACAACTGGAATTGAATTACCACCAATTATAAAAGCACACTCATTAAACACAGTCATTTGGTCAGTTGGAGTTGGCTTAATTATTTATGGATTACTTCGTTTAATAGCAAGAAGAAGACTCTATACGTTATTTAAGCCACTTGCTAATAAGGCTGATTTAAATTTAATGGATGACATTGGTTACCGTTCAGTAATTATCGGCTTCCCATTATTTGCATTAGGTGGACTATTCTTTGCTGCAATATGGGCACAAGCTGCATGGAGTAGATTCTGGGGTTGGGACCCTAAAGAAACATGGGCTTTTATAACGTTTATGTTCTACACAATTTTTCTACACTTACGTATCAATAGAGGCTATGAGGGAGAAAAATCAGCATGGTTAGCTGTCGCTGGATTCTTCTTAATACTCTTTAACTTAGTTGCAATTAACCTGATTGTTGCTGGCTTACATTCATATGCTTAAAGGTGGGATTATATGCCTAAACGTAAGATTTTAGTTGTCGATGATGAAGAAAGAATTCGTAAACTCGTTATTCTTTATTTAGAAACAGATGATTTTGAAGTCTCTGAAGCAGAAAATGGCGAAGAAGCTTTACAACTCGCCTTAAATGAAGATTTTGACTTGATTATTTTAGATATTATGATGCCAGGTAAAGATGGTATTGAAGTAACAAAAGAGTTAAGACAACATAAATCCACTCCGATTCTCTTACTCACAGCAAAAAGTGAAGAGAATGATATTTTAGAAGGCTTTGAGGCTGGAGCAGATGATTATGTAAAAAAGCCTTTTTCACCACGAGAAGTGTTGCAAAGAACAAAAGCAATATTAAAGCGATCATCTGAAACAGCATATATGAAATTTGATACAAATAACCGTGATATAATAATTTTTGAACATTTAGAGATTGATAATGATGCACACCGAGTAACTGTTGATGGACAATATGTCAATTTAACACCTAAAGAATATGAATTACTATTATTTTTAGCTGAAAACCCAGATAAAGTATTTGATCGTAAAGAATTATTAAAAGAGGTCTGGAATTATGAGTACTATGGAGATTTAAGAACTGTAGATACTCATATTAAACGATTAAGGGAAAAGTTAAGCGATGTATCAGTAGATGCAAGCTTAATGATTCAAACTGTCTGGGGAATTGGTTATAAATTCGTGGTTTCTGAATGAACTTAAGAGATAGTTTAGTCGTAAAACTGTGGTTTACTATTATTGTAATAGTTACCGCAGTTTTAATTATATTGTCTATAAGTTTAACGTTTTACTTTAAAAATTATGCTTTAAATAATAGTGAAAATAATCTTTTAAATGATTTAGAACGTATTGAGCAAGAAATTTTAATGCATCATGAAGATGCAATAAATACTCAAAAAGTGCATACAGAAAACAATTTAATCGTCTATCAAAATGGTCGTTACGTATCAGCAAACTCTGAAACTGATAAAATAATATTTGATTATATTATTAATGATAGAGAATCAAACAGTGATACGCTTTTTATTAAACATGGTGAAAATAAAGAGTATATGGCTAAAGTTTTAAATATGTCACAGTATTATGATACTGATACGCTACTCATTAAATACTCTGATATGTCTCCGATTTATAAATCGATTCGTGATATTACGATGATTATTTCTATTAGTGCGTTTATTATATTTATTGTGACAACACTATTTTCATTTTTACTCATTCGTAAAATTACAGATCCACTAATTGCTCTAAGAGATGCCTCTTTAAAAATGGCGAGTGGACAGTTTAGTGAACTCGACGTAAAAAGTTTTGATGAAATTGGTGAATTGACTCTTGCATTTAACAAAATGAGTGAAGATATTAAAGATAATATTAGAAATTTAGAACATGAAAAAAATTTACGAGAGTCTATATTTACTTCGATTTCCGATGGTATTTTATTTTTCGATAAAAATAATAATACTATTTTTAGAAACAAAGAAGGCGATATTTGGTTAAAAGAAATCATTCAACAACAATCTCTTGTCGATACGATTAATCTATATTTAGATAGAGCAAAAGACGATTTTGAGTCATTTTCAATAACTGAATCGATAAACGAGGATACGTACGTTGAAATATTCTTTACACCAGTCGTCTATTCCGAAAATATCGGTGTGACAGTTACTATTCGCAATATTACGAGCGAGAAAAAACTAGAAGATATGCGTGCAGAATTTATATCGAGCGTTTCTCATGAATTAAAAACACCTATGGTCATGATCACTGGTTATAGTGAAGCACTATTAGATGGAATTGTTACTGATAAAGAAGAAGTTAATAATATGCTTAGTATTATTAAAGATGAATCTGATCGAATGAATCATTTAATTAATGAGTTAATTGAAGTAAATAAACTTGAGTTTAATTCCGAATTATTTAATATTAAAGATAATGATTTTAATTTACTTATGAATGATATTGAAAAACGATTTAATTATGAAGCAAAAGATAATGATTTGAATTTTGAGATTGTAAATAAGTTAGAAAATCCAATATTCCCTTTTGATTATGATAAAATGTATCAAGTATTTACTAATTTAATTGATAATGCGATACGTTACACAACTTCTGGTGATTCTATCATAATTACTCTTAACGAAAATAAGAATGATATTACTATTAAAATTGCCGATACTGGAATCGGTATGAAAGCATCAACATTAAATCGTATTTTCGAACGATTTTTTAAAGAAGATAAAGCAAGAACTCGTGGTAAACAAGGTACTGGGCTTGGATTAAGTATCGTAAAAAGTATCGTTAATAAACATAATGGTACAATAGATGTTGAGAGTGAATACAATAATGGCACAACTTTTATAATTACTCTAAGTAAAGAGGGGCAACAATGAAGAATTTTCATACGTATAAAATATTAATGATTAGTATTTTATCTGCAATTTCATTTATTTTAATGTTAATAAGCATTCCATTACCATTTTTTCCACCATTTTTAAAATTTGATATTGGTGACTTACCAGCTTACGTTGGTTTTGTAGTTTTTGGTGGAGGTGTTGGAGTATTAATTATTGTTATAAAGATAATTATTTATGGATTTATAGTATCAAGTGAACCAATTGGACCGATTGCTAACTTACTTGCATCACTAAGCTATTTATTACCTTTATATTTAGTGTACGTAAGAACAAAAACAAAAAAATCTCTTGTTATCGGTATAATTGCCGGTACTATTGCTATGACACTTGTATTATCAGTACTAAACTATTTTATATTACTTCCGTTATATGGAATGATTCTTGATCAAAGAGATGTTTTTGAGAATGTGAAGACATTAGTCACTGCTGGAATTATTCCATTTAATATTGTTAAAGGTATTTTACTTGGATTGGTGATTTACTTTGTTCATATAAAAATTATCCCAATTTTAAAGAAACAAAATGAAAAAGGACAACACTAATATAAAAGTGTTGTCCTTTCTTATTATTCAAATTTTAAAGGGTCACCATCGAAACTCTCATCTGCAACTTTTATAGAATCCGTCGGACATCCTAAAAAGGCCATCTCTAATTCATCTAATAGTTCTTCTGGAACAGGAGTAATACCTTGATTATTATCTAATATAGAATAAGAGATACCGTCATCGTCATAATCAAAAATATTCGGTGCAGATGCCCCGCATGCACCGCAAGCGATACATGTATCTTGATCGGAAATTGTATATTTTAAATTCACCTAATGTCACCTCTTCAATAAATCAATATTAAAGTTTTTAAAACACCTTTTCAACTCATTACACTTACTAATTAGGAAGATTTGAATATACTTTCAAAGTGTAGTAAAAAATACTATAATAAAAGTTACTAAAGTAGGTAGGGTAGGAATGAAATATGAAAGACGATTTTTACAAAGATATACAACATAAGCGTAGTGATACAAATAAAAATGATCAACCAAGGCGCCGAACTAGAAAAAACAAAGTTGATAAGGAATTTAGTCGAAGTGCAAAATATAATAAAGAAGATGTAAAAAAAGAAAACGTAAAATCATCTAGTAAACAAACAAACAAAGAAAATAAAGATGCTGGATTTAAGACATTAATTGCATCTTCTGCAGCTTCATTTAAAAATAAATCTGCAAAATATAAGAATCAATTCTCTAAAGAATTTGGTGAGTCGAAATCTAAAGTTAAAGATTTTAAAAATAAGCATTTCACTAAAGAGAGTATAAATAAAAATAGAAATAAAAAGTCACTCATTGTTTTAATTGCTCTATTAATTCCTATTACGTTAGTTCTAGGCGCTATGATTGTTTCTAACTTCTGGCCATCTGGTGACGGTTTCGAAGAAAGTGCGGTTGTTGATGATAATGAAGGTAAAGAGACTAGAGAAGTTGACAAGGAATTCGAAAATAAAAAAGCAGAATTAGAAAAAGAGTTTGCTAAAAATGACGAGGATAATGATAATAATAAAACTAGCAAAAAAGTAAATGGCAGTAAAAGTGACAAAAAAGAAGATAAAAATAATGCTGAAGATCAGTCAAAAACAACAAAATATTCTGACAAGCAAATAGTAAGTCTAGAAAAACTTGGACAATCTGAAATAAACTCTAAAAAAGAAGCAGATGAAAAGCGTAAACAACAAGAAGCTGAAAGAGAAAAACAACGCCAAGAAGAAAAACGTCTAGCTGAAGAACGTAAAAAACAAGAACAAGAGGAACGTGAGAAAGAAGAAAAAGAAAACGAAGAAGATAACGAAGAAGAAACAGTAGGTCAAACTCACGTCGTTTCAGCAAAAGATAATTTATACCGTATAGCTATTAATTATTATGGTAGTGGTAGTGAAGAAAACGTTCAAAAAATTAGAGATGCCAATGGAATTTCAGGAAATAACTTATCCGTTGGACAACAATTAATTATTCCATAGAAAAGGTGTACTACATGACAAAAATCAACATAGCAATCGATGGACCAGCTGCAGCTGGGAAAAGTACTATCGCCAAAATCGTTGCATCAAAACTCAACTATAAATATTTAGACACAGGTGCAATGTACCGAGCGGTGACATTATATGCACTAAATAGTGATTCAAAATTAGACGAATCGAACATTAACAATATAACAATCGATTTTGGAGATAAGGGTGAAGTTTTTCTAAATGAACAAATTGTTACAAATGAAATTAGATCAAGTCTAGTTACAAATAACGTTAGTAAATTTGCTTCATTAGAATTTGTAAGAGAATATCTCGTAAAACTCCAACAACAAATTGCTCACGATAAAGGTATTGTTATGGATGGTAGAGATATAGGTACAGTTGTTATACCCGACGCTGAATTGAAAATATATTTAACAGCAAGTCCAGAAATCCGAGCAAAAAGAAGACTTATTGAAGAAGAAGCAAGAGGAAATGATATTACACTCGATGACTTAATAAAAGAAATTGTTGCACGTGACGAAAGTGATATGTCTAGAAAACATTCTCCACTTAGAAAAGCTGAATCAGCAATAGAATTAAATACTGATAATATGACAATTGATGAGGTTGCGAATGAGATATTAAGTTACGCAAAAAAGGTGGGCATTTAATGTTTTACAAAATTATGAAAATATTTGTTACTTTATATTACAGAGTAACGCATAAAATAACAGTTATCGGAGAAGAAAATGTCCCAAAAGAAGGCCCCGTTTTACTCGCAGCCAATCATAAGTCTTTACATGATCCGCCTGTCGTTGGCATATCTGTTAAACGTGAGATGTCGTTTTTTGCTAAATCTGAGCTTTTTGAAAATAAAATATTCGGTGCAGCAATTAGAAATTTAAACGCAATTCCAGTAAATAGAGGTAAGGGCGACCGTGCGGCTTTAAAAACTTCAATTGAAGCATTGAAAGAGGGCAGGATGCTACTTATGTTCCCTGAGGGAACGAGAAATAAAACTGGTAAAAATGAGTTAGCACCACTGCAAGAAGGCGCGAGCTTTATCGCAATGAGTGCAAAAGCACCAATTGTACCTGTTGCAATTCGAGGTAGTTATAAAGGCAAAGATGGTGTTACAATTATATTTGGTCAACCAATATACACGAAGCAATTACGTGAAGAAGGGTATAAGAGAAAAGATATTACTAAAATTTTAGAAAATAATCTAAATAATTTGTTAAATGGTCCATTACACCTTGACAAAACGGACAATTTATAGGAACTTAATAGTATTAAGCGTTTTAAAATGGAGGATAACAGTATGACTAACGAAGAAAAATTTGAAGAAGTAGAAAACACTGAAGAAACTGTAAACTCAAAATACAACGAAGGTGACGTTGTTACTGGTAAAGTTTCTAAAGTTGAAGAAAAATTTGTTGAAGTTGAATTAGAAGATGGTACTAAAGGAATTGTTCCAATTAGTCAATTAACTTCTAAACGTATTGAAACAACAGACGAAGTGGTTAGTCTTGAAGATGAGGTTACTGCTAAAGTAATTAAAATTGAAGATGAAAACACTGTTGTGATTTCAGTACGTCAACATGAAACTGAAGAAGCATATAGTGAGTTGCAAAGTAAAAAAGACAATGACGAAGTCATCCAAGCAGAAGTAATTGAAGTTGTACCAGCTGGTTTAGTAGTAAATGTTGGTGCACGTGGATTTATACCAGCTTCACTTATTTCTACACAGTTTGTTGAAGATTTAAATCAATTTGACGGACAAACTTTAGAAGTTAAAGTTGAAGATGTTGATCCATCAAATAATCGTATTATTTTAAACAGAAGAGTACTTGAAGAAGCTGCTGAAAAAGAAGAACTTCTTAAAAACTTCGACTCACTTGAAGAAGGTTCTGTCGTAGAAGGTGAAGTTGTTCGTACAACAAACTTTGGTGCTTTCGTTAATGTTAACGGTATTGATGGCTTAGTTCACATCTCTGAAATTAGCTACGAAAGAGTTGAAAGTGTTGAAGATGCTGTGAATATTGGTGACATAGTAAATGTTAAAGTACTTTCAGTCGACAAAGATAATGAAAGATTATCACTTTCAATTAAACAAGCTGGAGAAAGTCCATTTGAAGAATTTTCAAATGAACACGAAGTTGGCGACATTGTTAAAGGTACTGTAAAACGCCTAGTTGACTTTGGTGCTTTTGTTGAAGTTGCACCTGGTGTTGAAGGACTCGTACACATTTCAGAAATTTCATATGATCATGTCGAGCACCCAGAAGATGTATTAAAACCAGAGCAAGAGGTAGAAGTTAAAATCATTGGCTTTAACGAAGAAGAAGAGAAAACTTCATTATCAATTAAAGCAACACAAGAAAAGCCTAAACGTCAACCACAAACTCAAAATAAAGAAAAAACAGTTTACAAAGATGACGAAGATGATGCTCCGACATTAAGAGATATTTTAGGAGATAAACTTAAAGACTTAGGTCTTTAATTATATTTAAAAGAGCGAGGAAACTCGCTCTTTATTTTTTTATAAATAAAACTGTAATTATGATAGAATAATAAAAGAAAAGAGGGAAATATAAATGATACCTACGGTTGCTGTAGTTGGACGTCCAAATGTTGGAAAGTCAACTTTATTTAATAGAATTATTGGAGAAAGAAAATCTATTGTAGAAGATACTCCAGGTGTTACAAGAGACCGTATCTATTCAACAGGTGAGTGGCTTGGCCATGAATTTAATATTATAGATACTGGTGGAATTGAATTAGAAAATAGTCTGTTTCAAAATGATATTGCAATGCAAGCTGAAATCGCAATTGATGAGGCAGATGTTATTGTTATGGTTGTAAATGGTAGAGAAGGTGTAACTAATGATGATGCGCATATCGCTCATCTACTTCACCGATCTAAAAAACCTGTTGTATTAATGGTTAATAAAATAGACTCTTATGAATTACGCTCAGAAATTTATCAGTTCTATGAATTAGGACTAGGTGAACCATATCCAGTATCAGGCTCACATGGACTTGGTCTTGGAGATGTACTAGATGAAGTAATAGACAATTTTAAATCACTTAACTA encodes:
- a CDS encoding segregation and condensation protein A; this encodes MKGYEVKLDAFHGPLDLLLHLIRELEIDIYDIPMSVLTEQYMNYIQKMNALEINVASEYLVMASELLRIKSKMLLPEPPLEEFDEDPREELVTQLLDYQNYKMYSEELKQLKEEAEKYLVKAPHEFDEVYVNEELSITLSELMDAYNKVRQRVEVQTSTSFIESESYTHEDAVSFLEDQFKHSSKLSLTDLFSKDVKNHQVVQVFLTLLEFLSLNIFKVENNNNEYIFTKLKEQEEWI
- the scpB gene encoding SMC-Scp complex subunit ScpB — its product is MDLKKIDIIEAMLYLAGDIGVKESILIKHVPITEQELEEEVKKYNKPHFMILKYDDIFYLKTTPLVEEYVVKLLEERPKNKLSNQALEVLSIIAYNQPVARGVIEDLRGVSPDGPINTLLNKALIERVAIKNDRRTFYKTTQTFLEVFGLEKIDDLPNADEIEEDEHIELFFSNLKGEDNE
- a CDS encoding pseudouridine synthase, yielding MSKVRLNKKIADAGITSRRKAEALILNGQVKVNDEVCKELATFVGPKDKVQVNGIEIENEEPIYILYHKPTGEVSTVEDDKDRRTVVDKFDHLNTRIYPVGRLDYDTSGILLLSNDGEFTNYMTHPRYEVEKTYRVKIDRNLSNEELKELEYGIMLEDGKTAPARVEIIRDKKSMDMIVQITIIEGRNHQVRRMFEYFGAEVKKLKRIGYDFLTIEGVPTGDYRFLTPHEVKKLIGHAKAVSK
- a CDS encoding redoxin domain-containing protein, with the protein product MNKKARNILRITIIVGIVILTAATLWFNFSSKNQSTKVGDTAIDFKLKTTDGEDVHLYDITKDKGVILNFWGTWCKPCREEMPDLNEAYVTADNDDFIIITVNVSENSQQINQFLSGLPEEISLPMAMDKDRSVTQAYNVGPLPTTIAVDKNNKIVKKQEYQLTKEDIQDFINEVTD
- a CDS encoding cytochrome c biogenesis protein ResB, producing MSKENEYIECPHCGHVNPPGTQLCQSCGLLINDDYDKKKIKDVMRYDGSAVRSKVRSSSVFDKIWIFFTSIRNGVIIIALIAIASAIGTILPQEYFIPVGVDAADYYKEHYGTFGTLYYNLGFHNLYSSWWFLLLNAMLALSIIAASIDRGVPLFKSLKNQGVKKHPSYYKRQRIYLHNEEASKDDVESLVKDLEKKRYNVRKEENSYLLEKGRLSRYGPYINHTGLIILLIGSMLRFFPGMYLDELVYASEGETVKLPGTDSKYYIKNDEFIVDTYDKDAGTVFDKSLENQGALASNYQTNITFYENESSDIVGSEPELKEIDRAEIKVNHPFKFDGYHLYQSSFDNSAMKSMTFELQDDDGNVVSEPFEINLKDPEEEFTVKGTDNTDFDIRLRAYAPDFLEIGSNGGLISQTPVPRNPAFIFEVKDNDNNEEYSLIQIQNTTEISKDNMYNVKFVSMENEMASVLTLKKDKTLFLIASGFIIFLIGVFIGSYINHRRIWINSDNGLTLAAHTNRNYYSISKEINEILEKHNLGKVVDSDSKVHDERMKG
- the ccsA gene encoding cytochrome c biogenesis protein CcsA; protein product: MSDHLFLQISNISIYIGFILLLISLIPLGMSISSKRSSRYANIAVWIVTIAFILELTYFIFRWLATGHAPVSNLFEFIAMFSIMLIFGYLVTYHYYKTKVLGLFAIPISLLLLVYGALFSTDVAPLIPALQSNWLAIHVITVTISYGILSMSAVAGIIYLIKIVPADEKSWRTFFLEGISYFVIVIFTFMIMMIVMRGIVNYEADFFYVNQQGEEAVVTYHLPSLVNYDDSIPVKNIGGNEYDKADHFTTGIELPPIIKAHSLNTVIWSVGVGLIIYGLLRLIARRRLYTLFKPLANKADLNLMDDIGYRSVIIGFPLFALGGLFFAAIWAQAAWSRFWGWDPKETWAFITFMFYTIFLHLRINRGYEGEKSAWLAVAGFFLILFNLVAINLIVAGLHSYA
- a CDS encoding response regulator transcription factor, giving the protein MPKRKILVVDDEERIRKLVILYLETDDFEVSEAENGEEALQLALNEDFDLIILDIMMPGKDGIEVTKELRQHKSTPILLLTAKSEENDILEGFEAGADDYVKKPFSPREVLQRTKAILKRSSETAYMKFDTNNRDIIIFEHLEIDNDAHRVTVDGQYVNLTPKEYELLLFLAENPDKVFDRKELLKEVWNYEYYGDLRTVDTHIKRLREKLSDVSVDASLMIQTVWGIGYKFVVSE